A genome region from Chlorobaculum tepidum TLS includes the following:
- a CDS encoding nuclear transport factor 2 family protein, translating into MRYQNAEEVLSEWITGICTGKIEKVEQLYHEQAVLIPTFSPHTVSTTEGIRHYFEQLATRDNLQVRLYEKSLKKQFLGGSAWILSGTYAFEFEVDQLLLTFPSRFTFAVNLEYERPIIHHHSSQLPRNLS; encoded by the coding sequence ATGCGCTACCAAAATGCCGAAGAAGTTCTTTCGGAATGGATAACCGGAATATGCACCGGAAAGATCGAAAAAGTAGAGCAGCTCTATCATGAACAAGCGGTGCTGATCCCGACTTTTTCCCCTCATACCGTCAGTACCACCGAAGGCATACGCCACTACTTCGAACAACTCGCAACCAGAGACAATCTGCAGGTCCGGCTGTACGAGAAATCACTCAAGAAACAGTTTCTGGGAGGAAGCGCCTGGATACTGAGCGGAACCTACGCATTCGAGTTCGAAGTTGACCAGCTTCTGCTGACCTTTCCTTCCAGGTTCACCTTTGCCGTAAATCTGGAGTATGAACGACCCATCATCCACCACCACTCGTCGCAGCTGCCAAGGAACCTGTCATAA
- a CDS encoding AfsA-related hotdog domain-containing protein: MSASMTQQTNHHSGTANGSRCVVLDTASYCLLLKGDSPPFSAEERSLLIAESPEEACDFQCLLGDACQPFLSQEYRRIHPGLYEKLEAIAISGWNNDAPFGIDTAAHLMKKLPLDLNCLINSPIALSPNDPLPALIQKNLVHKHVEANVLVSEPFTAGRLRYFNIFSETAELKFDHQSPHVQGLLILEALRQAGIASAHYQGLPLDGKLALLNYNTSFYHFLEQESPIICRCYTDFTSSKTSDDAEACIYMQVFQWGRLCADAILKGFACTNAERYEQKEQRLKKIIERHKTNFDSKLKRMYESMVSTQCM, encoded by the coding sequence ATGAGCGCCAGTATGACACAGCAAACAAACCATCACTCGGGAACAGCGAATGGCTCCCGCTGTGTTGTTCTCGACACAGCATCTTATTGTCTGCTCCTCAAAGGTGACAGCCCTCCTTTTTCTGCCGAAGAGCGGTCGTTGCTCATAGCCGAATCGCCCGAAGAAGCATGCGATTTCCAGTGTCTTCTTGGTGACGCTTGCCAACCATTCCTTTCCCAGGAATATCGCCGTATTCATCCGGGTCTCTACGAAAAACTCGAGGCCATTGCTATATCAGGTTGGAACAATGATGCGCCATTCGGTATTGACACGGCTGCGCACCTCATGAAAAAACTGCCGCTTGACCTGAACTGTCTTATCAACAGTCCAATTGCCCTCAGCCCGAATGACCCGCTACCAGCTCTTATTCAGAAAAATCTGGTTCACAAACATGTCGAAGCGAATGTTCTTGTTTCAGAACCTTTTACAGCTGGCAGGCTGCGTTACTTCAATATATTTTCAGAAACAGCGGAGCTGAAATTCGATCATCAGTCACCTCATGTTCAAGGACTACTTATTCTCGAGGCATTGAGACAGGCTGGAATTGCAAGCGCTCACTATCAAGGATTGCCACTTGACGGAAAACTTGCCCTGCTAAATTACAACACGAGTTTCTACCATTTTCTTGAACAGGAATCTCCTATAATATGCAGGTGTTACACTGATTTTACATCAAGCAAAACAAGTGACGATGCGGAAGCCTGTATCTATATGCAGGTCTTTCAATGGGGCAGGCTATGTGCGGATGCCATTCTGAAAGGATTCGCTTGCACCAATGCTGAACGTTATGAGCAAAAAGAGCAACGTTTGAAAAAAATTATAGAAAGACATAAGACCAATTTTGATTCGAAGCTCAAAAGAATGTATGAATCAATGGTATCAACGCAATGCATGTAG
- a CDS encoding FAD-dependent oxidoreductase — protein sequence MHVAIIGGGISGIAAAFYLAQQKVSIDIFESENQIGGRAGSDFLQERRVDFGGKNIGRNYLLFREFARAYGDPAFEYFGINTSQLINGRIVSISREGSAWLNLLKIIRLCGLRKGITRLYPHIQAILNDRSQGVLCSDYFRALSENFDHLTLDRYLNQRCIDRVIRPITIRMNGAEPEECYPGNFGSNLALALDSFEQLTLGMYNLLDTFIASHRQESSFRILTGHRVTSIAKDQDKFRINYLNGAVSGTGSYDRIISALPAYSLAELLQDELPEASRLLNKISYFPVSIAIVKYRDEVFPQNRRAMVFDRNSPLSNAGAYGLNDLDIVRYTFSGKASRAAISEHSTPEEVISLGEKTASPYFSIKDNPKEAFVFRYFPKGLCAYSPKHHLLLEEIDRLVNRLSGFGTTGDYRRGASIEACFRAAKECIEKVVGDGS from the coding sequence ATGCATGTAGCAATCATTGGGGGCGGAATATCAGGTATTGCTGCTGCATTCTACCTTGCGCAGCAAAAAGTCAGCATTGATATTTTTGAATCAGAAAACCAAATTGGCGGCAGAGCTGGCAGCGATTTTTTGCAGGAACGCAGGGTAGATTTTGGTGGCAAGAATATTGGTCGCAATTATTTGCTTTTTCGCGAATTCGCCAGAGCATACGGAGATCCTGCATTTGAGTATTTTGGTATAAACACGTCACAGCTTATCAACGGACGCATCGTCTCCATCAGTCGGGAAGGCTCCGCATGGCTCAATCTCCTTAAAATCATCCGCCTTTGCGGCCTCAGAAAAGGAATAACCCGTCTCTACCCTCACATCCAGGCGATTTTGAATGATCGTAGTCAGGGGGTTCTGTGCAGTGACTATTTCCGAGCACTGAGCGAGAACTTTGATCATCTCACACTTGACCGGTATCTGAACCAGCGTTGTATCGACAGGGTGATAAGACCAATAACAATCCGGATGAATGGAGCCGAGCCTGAGGAGTGTTATCCTGGAAATTTCGGTTCGAACCTAGCCCTTGCCCTCGACAGTTTCGAACAACTCACCTTAGGAATGTATAATCTGCTCGATACATTCATTGCCAGTCACAGACAGGAGTCATCTTTCAGGATATTGACCGGCCACAGAGTCACGTCGATAGCGAAAGATCAGGACAAATTTCGCATAAACTATCTGAATGGCGCGGTATCAGGCACCGGAAGTTATGACAGGATCATTTCAGCCCTGCCCGCTTATAGTCTGGCCGAATTGCTCCAGGATGAGCTGCCTGAAGCCTCCAGACTGCTCAATAAGATCAGCTATTTCCCGGTCAGCATAGCGATCGTAAAATATCGTGACGAGGTCTTTCCCCAAAACCGTCGCGCAATGGTTTTCGACCGCAATTCCCCACTGAGCAACGCAGGGGCCTATGGTCTTAATGATCTGGATATTGTCAGATATACCTTCAGCGGTAAAGCCTCAAGAGCCGCGATCTCTGAACATTCCACCCCTGAAGAAGTAATAAGTCTTGGTGAAAAGACTGCATCTCCTTACTTTAGCATAAAAGACAATCCAAAAGAGGCCTTTGTATTCAGATATTTTCCAAAGGGTTTATGCGCATATTCTCCCAAGCACCACCTGCTTCTCGAAGAAATAGACCGGCTGGTAAACCGTCTATCCGGTTTCGGAACCACTGGTGACTATCGCCGGGGGGCCTCGATCGAGGCCTGCTTCAGAGCAGCCAAAGAGTGTATTGAAAAAGTAGTTGGAGATGGTTCTTGA
- a CDS encoding hybrid sensor histidine kinase/response regulator, which translates to MKKLIEQLTEYLREGTLVSRSDAMVSGILGALANIFFYVVFKYGFHLPYENFWLRMVATLLCISLIFMHRLPESFSPYFPYFWHTFLIIILPFTFTVNLLMNNFHELWLYWEIFMVFVLMMFVPNWLLFMFDLLTGVLGAILFHNLSVPYVPLNPTFNIPLYSIVISFSIVAGSIFSFANRNTLKELERKKAEEKYRALEALAGSIAHEMRNPLSQVRQNLDEILLELPRSSTENDYASLPKKNIETIQKRAIQAQTAINRGLQVITVTLGNFRNTDVSKKELTCLSATTITRKAIEEYGYASEHERQKIYLSPGEDFIFLGEENNYILLFHNLLENALQILQQVPDGRLAITIQRGESVNRILIRDNGPGIPPNILPRIFEPFFTSGKKNGTGLGLAFCQRVMKSFNGQISCKSEVGIFTEFTLEFPVLDKATINKFERNLYAEYTPFLAGKNVLMAAIPEAYVPSIRQQLMPLKIGLDNAEDNNKALEMLAANHYDLVLSGISPLPAGTAKLGNIVKNKDRNIPVVGCSFSPLPPVDTINGVASVIIMPPALPELLNAMKSSLEMARETLKESLSGKTVLVADDLDFNRRVIKLMLNKLGITIFEASNGLEALNILKSQPCDLLVIDMRMPVLDGFETAQRIRAMPSPYRDIPILGLSGNLDNATLKLAKESGINDTLLKPVKLKPFLQKVTSMLKVNTPAA; encoded by the coding sequence TTGAAAAAACTCATTGAGCAGTTAACTGAATACCTAAGGGAAGGAACGTTAGTTTCCCGTTCAGACGCTATGGTGTCAGGCATACTGGGAGCACTCGCTAATATTTTTTTTTATGTGGTTTTCAAATACGGCTTCCATCTGCCCTATGAAAACTTCTGGCTCCGAATGGTTGCCACCCTGTTGTGCATAAGCCTCATCTTCATGCACCGTCTACCCGAGTCTTTTTCCCCCTATTTTCCTTACTTCTGGCATACCTTCCTGATTATCATCCTGCCGTTCACTTTCACGGTGAACCTTCTCATGAACAATTTTCATGAGCTCTGGCTCTACTGGGAAATATTCATGGTATTCGTACTGATGATGTTTGTGCCAAACTGGTTGCTGTTCATGTTCGATTTACTTACCGGCGTATTGGGCGCAATCCTCTTTCACAATCTGTCAGTTCCCTATGTACCACTCAATCCGACCTTTAATATTCCGCTCTATTCGATTGTCATAAGCTTTTCCATCGTCGCCGGATCTATTTTCAGCTTCGCTAACCGGAACACCCTTAAAGAACTCGAAAGAAAAAAAGCGGAAGAAAAGTATCGCGCTCTTGAAGCCCTCGCAGGCAGTATCGCCCATGAGATGCGCAATCCACTCTCACAGGTGCGCCAAAATCTTGACGAAATCCTGCTGGAGTTGCCACGAAGCAGCACCGAAAATGATTACGCATCGCTTCCTAAAAAGAATATTGAAACGATCCAAAAGCGGGCAATCCAGGCACAGACGGCAATAAACCGTGGCCTTCAGGTTATTACCGTAACACTTGGCAATTTCAGAAACACCGATGTCTCGAAAAAGGAGCTGACTTGCCTGTCAGCAACGACAATAACCCGAAAAGCCATAGAAGAGTATGGCTATGCCTCAGAACACGAACGACAAAAGATTTATCTTAGTCCGGGAGAAGATTTTATATTCCTTGGCGAAGAGAACAATTACATCCTGCTGTTTCACAATCTGCTGGAAAACGCCCTGCAGATTCTTCAGCAGGTGCCTGACGGGCGCCTCGCGATCACAATCCAGCGAGGGGAATCAGTCAACAGAATTCTCATCCGTGATAATGGCCCGGGAATTCCACCGAACATCCTTCCAAGAATCTTCGAGCCGTTCTTCACTTCGGGCAAGAAAAACGGCACAGGGCTTGGTCTGGCGTTCTGCCAAAGGGTGATGAAATCTTTCAATGGACAAATCTCCTGCAAATCAGAAGTGGGCATATTCACGGAGTTTACTCTGGAATTCCCGGTTCTCGACAAGGCGACAATCAACAAATTCGAACGGAACCTCTATGCGGAATACACACCTTTCTTGGCAGGAAAAAACGTACTCATGGCCGCCATTCCCGAAGCATATGTGCCATCGATCCGTCAACAGCTCATGCCGCTGAAAATCGGTCTGGATAACGCCGAGGATAACAACAAGGCCCTTGAAATGCTCGCAGCAAACCACTACGACCTTGTTCTTTCTGGTATCAGTCCTCTACCGGCTGGAACAGCAAAACTTGGAAACATCGTCAAAAACAAAGACCGGAATATTCCCGTTGTCGGTTGCAGCTTCTCGCCCCTTCCCCCGGTCGACACCATCAATGGCGTCGCGTCCGTCATTATCATGCCGCCAGCGCTACCTGAACTGCTGAACGCCATGAAAAGCTCGCTGGAGATGGCCAGGGAAACACTCAAGGAATCGCTATCGGGCAAGACCGTGCTGGTAGCGGACGATCTCGATTTCAACCGCAGGGTCATCAAGTTGATGCTCAACAAGCTGGGCATCACAATTTTCGAAGCTTCCAACGGCCTCGAAGCGCTTAATATTTTGAAATCACAGCCCTGCGACCTGCTGGTCATCGACATGAGAATGCCGGTTCTCGACGGTTTTGAGACTGCCCAACGCATTCGCGCAATGCCATCGCCCTATCGCGACATACCGATACTCGGGCTGAGTGGCAATCTGGACAATGCAACACTGAAACTTGCCAAAGAAAGCGGCATCAACGATACCCTCTTGAAACCGGTCAAGCTCAAGCCTTTCTTGCAAAAAGTTACCTCCATGCTCAAGGTAAATACGCCAGCAGCATAA